Proteins encoded together in one Miscanthus floridulus cultivar M001 chromosome 16, ASM1932011v1, whole genome shotgun sequence window:
- the LOC136510273 gene encoding subtilisin-chymotrypsin inhibitor CI-1A-like: protein MGATGGNNKTSWPEVVGMSINEAIEIILKDMPNAHIEILPVGSIVTQDIRLDRVRIFVDIVAQTPTMSSIVMDVTSSEKKTSWPEVVGMSIKEATEIILKDMPNAYIQVLPIGSPVTLDIRPDRVRIFVDTVAKTPIVG from the exons ATGGGTGCTACTGGTGGCAACAACAAGACATCATGGCCTGAGGTGGTAGGCATGTCCATCAATGAGGCGATAGAGATTATTCTTAAAGACATGCCCAACGCCCACATTGAAATTCTGCCTGTTGGCTCGATTGTGACCCAGGACATCCGCCTTGATCGTGTCCGCATTTTTGTTGATATTGTTGCCCAAACTCCAACA ATGAGTTCCATTGTCATGGATGTTACCAGCAGCGAGAAGAAGACATCATGGCCCGAGGTGGTGGGCATGtccatcaaggaggcgacggagatCATTCTGAAAGACATGCCCAACGCGTACATTCAGGTGCTGCCTATTGGTTCGCCTGTGACCCTGGACATTCGCCCTGATCGCGTCCGCATCTTCGTTGATACCGTCGCCAAGACTCCGATAGTTGGCTGA